The following proteins are co-located in the Myxocyprinus asiaticus isolate MX2 ecotype Aquarium Trade chromosome 44, UBuf_Myxa_2, whole genome shotgun sequence genome:
- the armc3 gene encoding armadillo repeat-containing protein 3, whose translation MQMGKKVKKESEPFPKDVFDPLPIESKNAATAVLMLSSPEEEVLAKACEAIHKFAEKGDENKTSLMCMGAVESLSRLISHEDKTVRKNSVMALGIMASNSEVKKCLKTLDVLPAIISKLSPDDVVVHEFATLILASLSVDFSYKVQIFDHKGLEPLIRLLSSPDPDVKKNSVECIFNLVQDFQNRAAMHGLNGLPPLLDLLQSEFPVIQQLALRTIENITTDSETRVAFRNAQGFEKILEVLATKEFSDLHVGALMVITNCLEGSDSMQLFQGMGGVERLHQFVVTPRLPEVQANAVKAISRVAESSENRKILHEHNVEKALTDLLAQENESVRTAACQAVATVSKNLSSRETFRCLDAIRVIVQLLNSEGSELRTAAAEALASLTNSNKLNAYAVYDSEGDELLVRQLQDSCTGAAVNAAAVLMHMASQEELRRSILGHGAIPALVGLLSSIDKSTVISATQAVASLACDAEARVELRNIGGLSPLVKLLKSINAEIRRNACWAVSVCANDEITTIELCNVGALEILQEINLSPNRKNKFSEVAMQKLLENNLSLKYSLTGHLSPTDMTTDGFYDPGQIRMGHHVPTLEDISKQAVNQHRATIVVNGKPPDQLIAKEPEDRKQDSSTETSTSSVMSSKRSSKTPSKMKGKGHREDEKKKDEDEGKPQQETVVDEAWRLPDDAAFHNLVKEAAKSILPLQEEVRMYIALAKLVCDAMGGQVEQEKLHDFLWELHISELKIEAHSNIVPIGKIKKGTYIHRALLFKVLADRIGLSCSLVRGEYNRAWNEIFLITGPKRSYGHAQPESYIIDLMHQPGNLMKSNSPAALAYQTI comes from the exons ATGCAGATGGGGAAAAAAGTCAAAAAAGAGTCTGAACCATTCCCTAAGGATGTG TTTGACCCTCTGCCTATCGAGAGCAAGAATGCAGCAACAGCAGTTCTCATGCTCAGCTCCCCTGAAGAAGAGGTGCTTGCAAAAGCTTGTGAAGCCATCCACAAATTTGCAGAAAAAG GTGATGAGAATAAGACATCTTTGATGTGCATGGGAGCAGTCGAGTCCCTTTCTCGTCTCATTTCTCATGAAGACAAGACTGTGCGAAAGAATTCTGTCATGGCCCTGGGCATCATGGCTTCTAACA GTGAAGTTAAAAAATGTTTGAAGACATTGGATGTGCTACCTGCCATCATTAGCAAGCTATCACCTGATG ATGTTGTGGTCCATGAATTTGCCACTTTGATTTTGGCATCACTGTCAGTGGACTTCTCCTACAAGGTCCAAATATTTGACCATAAAGGACTTGAACCTCTTATTCGGCTCTTATCCAGCCCAGATCCTGATGTGAAAAAGAATTCTGTGGAGTGCATCTTTAATCTTGTACAA GACTTTCAGAATCGAGCGGCTATGCATGGGCTAAATGGACTCCCCCCGTTACTGGATCTCCTGCAGTCAGAGTTCCCTGTTATCCAGCAACTTGCACTGCGCACTATAGAGAACATTACAACTGACAGTGAAACCCGGGTGGCCTTTAGGAATGCACAGGGCTTTGAAAAAATCCTGGAAGTCCTTGCAACCAAA GAGTTTAGTGACCTGCATGTGGGGGCTCTCATGGTTATCACTAACTGTCTGGAAGGCAGTGATTCCATGCAGCTTTTTCAGGGTATGGGTGGAGTGGAGCGGCTACATCAGTTTGTTGTCACGCCCAGACTGCCTGAAGTGCAGGCTAATGCAGTCAAGGCCATATCCAGGGTAGCAGAGAGCA GTGAGAACAGAAAAATCCTGCATGAACATAATGTAGAAAAGGCCCTCACTGACCTTCTTGCACAGGAGAATGAGAGTGTACGCACTGCTGCATGCCAGGCTGTGGCAACAGTTAGCAAAAACCTGTCCAGCAGGGAAACTTTCAGATGTCTGG ATGCGATCAGGGTCATCGTACAGCTACTGAACAGTGAGGGAAGTGAGTTGAGAACGGCTGCAGCAGAGGCCCTGGCCAGTCTGACCAACAGCAACAAACTCAATGCTTA tgcagTATATGATAGTGAGGGTGACGAGCTCCTGGTGCGACAGCTGCAAGACAGCTGCACGGGGGCTGCTGTGAATGCAGCAGCAGTCTTGATGCACATGGCATCGCAGGAGGAGTTGCGCAGAAGCATTCTGGGCCATGGAGCTATCCCAGCATTGGTGGGGCTGCTAAGCTCCATTGACAAAAGCACTGTGATCAGTGCAACCCAGGCTGTTGCTTCACTGGCCTGTGATGCAGAGGCCAGGGTAGAG CTCAGAAATATTGGAGGCCTTTCCCCTTTAGTAAAACTGCTCAAATCAATCAATGCTGAAATCCGGCGGAACGCTTGCTGGGCTGTTAGTGTATGTGCAAATGATGAAATAACTACCATAGAATTGTGCAATGTAGG AGCTTTGGAGATACTTCAGGAGATCAACCTGTCACCAAACCGTAAAAACAAGTTTAGTGAGGTGGCCATGCAGAAGCTTCTTGAAAACAATCTGTCTTTGAAGTACAGTCTGACAGGACACCTGTCACCCACTGATATGACCACTGATGGCTTCTACGACCCTGGCCAG ATAAGAATGGGGCATCATGTTCCTACCTTAGAGGATATATCAAAACAGGCTGTGAACCAACATCGAGCCACCATTGTGGTTAATGGGAAACCCCCGGATCA ATTGATTGCCAAAGAACCAGAGGACCGTAAGCAAGACAGTTCAACAGAAACTTCCACCTCATCTGTTATGAGCAGCAAAAGGAGCAGCAAAAcgccaag TAAAATGAAGGGGAAGGGTCATAGGGAAGATGAGAAAAAGAAGGACGAGGATGAGGGTAAGCCACAGCAGGAGACAGTGGTGGATGAAGCATGGAGGCTACCGGATGATGCTGCATTTCATAACCTTGTCAAAGAGGCAGCCAAATCCATCTTGCCACTTCAGGAAGAGGTCAGGATGTATATTGCATTGGCCAA GTTGGTTTGTGATGCAATGGGTGGCCAGGTTGAGCAAGAGAAGCTGCATGACTTCCTATGGGAACTGCACATAAGCGAGCTGAAGATTGAAGCCCATTCTAACATTGTTCCCATTGGCAAGATAAAAAAGGGCACCTACATCCACAGAGCACTACTTTTCAAG GTTCTTGCAGACAGAATTGGACTAAGCTGCAGTCTCGTTAGAGGAGAATACAACCGTGCCTGGAACGAAATCTTCCTCATCACTGGCCCAAAGAGATCTTATGGTCACGCTCAACCTGAAAGCTACATCATAGATCTCATGCATCAACCTGGCAACCTCATGAAGAGCAACTCACCAGCAGCTCTAGCATATCAGACCATTTGA